The nucleotide sequence CTCGTGTGGTGCGTGTTCGTGTGAGGCAGGCTTGGACGAAGGGGGCGGCTCCAGCCGGCTAGGAGCGGCCCGCTTCTATCTCCCTCCCGGCCGGGTGGCACCGGCCGATCCCCCTCCCCTCACTGAAAGCTCTCCACCTCCGCGGCGTCTGCTCCCTCCAGGTGAGCGGCACCGCGCGTCTTCGTCCGTGGCAAGGAGTTTGGCAAGGATTCGGGCAAGGAACTGATGCAAATGGAAGCAAGGGAGCAGGACCGGCGGGAAGATGGGAGATGGGAGAAAGCCGCCCGAATGCTAGGAATTCACAGCGAGGCGCAGCAGGTCGCAAAAGTGCCGATGGAACTTGAAAACCGGCGGGCGCAAGCCCATCAGGGTTCGAATCCCTGGCCCTCCGCTGGATGTAAGTGTTTTTTAGACATGTGGTTACGGTGGGCGGGTCCGTCTCGGTTGAGGCGGGCCCGCTCGGCATTTGCGTGCCACTTGTGTGCCAAGTGTGCCGGGGCTTACTCCATTTCGGGCCGCCGGCGGCGTACGACATGAGCTGGCTGGCGACCGCGTACGGCAACCGGGCCGTTCCCTGATCTCCTGGTAGAGCCGTGACGTGCGGGCGCCGCCGAACGCGGTGCCGAGGACGGTGACCGCGTGCCGGCTGGGGTCCAGGAAGCCGACTCCGGGCACCCCGAACACAACGTGGGCCTGGTCGCCCGGGTGTGGCAGGACCAGCTCCGCGGACCGGGTGGCTGCGCTGGGCCGGCGGCGGCCGGGTATCGCCGGGCCGGCGCCCGACCGGTCCGGTGGCGCTCGGCCGGGCGGACCACCTCGCCGTCCAAGGCCAAGGATGCGTGATCTTGCGAGGACGGGGCGGCCTGCCCGGCTACGCCTATGGGTCAGCGGTCACCGTGTGGGCCAGGGGCGGCGCTGCCCTCGTAACTGGCAAGGTCCGACACCAGCTTGGTGAGTTCAGGGTCGTTGTCGTAGCGGCGTTGGTGCAGTGCGGCGATCTTCGCGGCCATGTCCGGGTCGTCGTTGTCGACGACGTCGTATGACACGAACGTGTTGCCCACCGGCAGCCCGATCATGTCGGTGTGGTGGTGAGCCGGGTGGATCAGGTACTCCCAGTACCCGTCCAGGTCTTCGATCACATAGGTCGCGGCGAACTCGTACTCACCGCCGATGTCGTGGCCGACGATGAACGACTTCACTGACGGGATCACCCGTCCCTGGTTACGCAGGCTCTCCAGCACCTCCTCCCGCTTCTCCGGCGGTACACCCGGCTTGAAGGTCATCCGCGTGCTGTGGTAGATCATCGATCTTTTCCTTTCTCTCGTCCGGTACGGCAGTCACCGAACCAGCAAGTTCGACTGGCTAACCACTCGCTTCCAGTGGTTGGAACATAGGAATGTAACGGGGCCAGCGGTTTCCGGACCGCGGAGTTGACGGTCTGCGCGAGTCGGCGGGGCGGAGTCGAAGTCCGGGGTCCTGGTGGCGCGGCCGCTCACCGTGCCTTACCCAAAACGACGGCCGGGGCACGGAACGTCTTGGTAAGCCAGTCGAGGACGACGCCGTTGAGGAGGACCGAGGCGCCGGGGTGGGAGTGGGTCGCGGCCGACTCCGCGGGGGTGAACGGCCGCAGGGTGGCCCACTCGCCCAACGCCTCGGCCAGCTTCTCTGCCTGGCCGGGGTTGAAGTGGTCGGTGGTGGCCGAGCACACCAGCACCGGGCAGGTGATCCTGTCCGTGACCCCCTCCAGCGTGTACGGACGGGCCTGTTCGAAGAACTCGTACGGGCTGGCGGCCCGGAAGCTCCACAGACCTTGCTCGATGTACCAGCGCAGGCCATTGTTGTCGGACATGGCGCGCCGGACCGCGGCGTTGAAGCCGTCGGCGTCCCCGGCGTCCAGCACGGTCCGCAGCTCGGGTGTCAGCAGGCCCAGCACCGACTGGTAGCCGTCGTAGAGGCCATCGATGGTGACCACGGCCCGGATGCGCGGCTCGAACGCGGCGGCGCGGGGAGCCAGGTAGCCACCGAAGGACACGCCCAGCAGGCCGAGGAGGGATGTGTCGATTTCCGGGGCTGTCTGGCAGTAGTCGACGACGGGGGTGACCACGGCCTCCCAGTCGTGGCGGAACCCGAGCCCTTGCCCGCGGACCACGCTCGGCTGCCCAGGCCCCTCGAAGGTCAGGACGTTGAAGCCGCGCTCCAGCGCGGCGAACCCGCAAAGATGCAGCATCTCCTCCTGGCTGCCGTCGAACCCGTTGAACATGAGGATGGTCGGACGGGGCGTGCGGTCGCGGCCGGCCCGGTAGAAGATCGCCGGTATGGCGAACCTGTCGGCCTGGATGGTGACCCGCTCGCCCGCCGGGTCGAGTTCGGTGATTGCGCGGTCGAACTGTTCGGTGGCGGCCGCCCAGGTCTGTTCGATGCGGGGATCGACGGGGTTGCCGTGCAAGAAGAAGTCGGCGGCGCGATAGTAGGACGCGGCACGGAAAGCCCGGTCCCGCCGGGTCACCGAAGAAGTGGAGTCGTCGTCCCATCCCTCGGTGGTCACACGCTTGGCGAGAGTGTGGAACTCCGTGTGCCAGCTCTCGAAGTCGCCGGGCGTGAGCCGGCCGGCCAGGTCCAGTACTTCGGCGATGTCGGCGCCACTATAGGGTGCGGTGCCGATCCAACGCAGCAGATTGAAGTTGAACGTCGGGTCGGGGCTGAGTTTCATCACGCCACCTCCTTTCGTGGGGCGAGCGCCCGCAGCGCGTTCACCCGGAAGACCGCCGGCTGGCGGTACCGGGTGCCGGTCACCTGTGCAACGTCGCCCCGGTCGGTAATCTCTTCCGGCTCGGCGCCCTCAGCGTGGCGGGCCGACGATGACGTTGCCGAACATCTCGGCCGCCTCCGCTATCCGGTCGAGGCGGATTATGGAGCGATCAGCCCGGTGAGCGCGAAGAAAGTCATCATCGCGACGCGCGTCTGAAACCGGAAGTCGCTGCCATCCACGATCCCGAGATCCGTACTACACCGGACGGGGACGAACCTGGCCGGTCTCTCACTTCCACCCAGGCACCCCCCTCGCCGCCGCGATCCACTTCCGCATCTCCGGCTTCTCCACCTCCTCCACCGAAGTCACCTTGATGTAACGGCTCCGGTCGCCCTCGCCGAGCGGGGGCGGGGAGTCGAAGTCGGCCCCACCCAGGAAGACCACGTTCACCGAGACGTCGTACGCCACCACCTCGACGATCCACCCCTGGTCGGGCACGCCGTAGTACGCCTTCTTCCACTTGATCGCGTATTGCAGATCGGGGATCGTCTCCCGGATCAGCTCGTCCACACGGCGGACGATGGGCTGCAGGTCGGGCATCACCCGGCGCATCCAGTCTTCGATCTGGGCGTGGTCATCGGAAGGGAGAGGTGGCTTCCGCGTTGTCCCCGGGTTCCGTGCTTTCGCCATGAGTCGTCCTCGTTCGAGCTTGGGGATGTTCTTGATCTCGTAGTTGCCGGCCGGTCAGGCGATTCGACAGCGCAAGGAAGCACTGACCGGGCCGCCGCGGGCCGCTCGACCGGCCGCAGGTCCCGCCGTAGACAATCCACCATAGCCACCTGCCAGTCCGGCGTCAGCGCCAGCTGAACCCTCCACCGCGGTTCCCCGAGGCGCTGCGGGCGGACTCTGGGCAACCCTCGGGCAGGGAGCCTTTCGGCAGATTCGCGGCCCTATCCTCGTTCTGTCACCACCCCTTTGTCGATCCGGGCCCGCGATGGTCGACGTAGGGTTGCAGTGCCTTTGAGCAGCTCAAGTCCAACCAGAACATGAAGGAGCGGTCATGAGCAGGCTAATCATGTGGAACCTGATCACGCTGGACGGAATGTTCGAGGGTCCGACCCCTTGGGACATCTCGTTCCTGGAATATGCCTGGAGCGAGGAGCTCCGTCAGTTCTCTCTCGAGCAAGCAGAGCAGGTAGGGGCCCTCGTCTTCGGGCGCCGCACGTACGAGGGGATGGCGGCCCACTGGACCCAGGCCACGGACGAGATCGCGGACTTCATGAACTCGGTCCCGAAGTTCGTCTTCTCTCGGACGCTCGA is from Longimicrobiaceae bacterium and encodes:
- a CDS encoding Dabb family protein, with product MIYHSTRMTFKPGVPPEKREEVLESLRNQGRVIPSVKSFIVGHDIGGEYEFAATYVIEDLDGYWEYLIHPAHHHTDMIGLPVGNTFVSYDVVDNDDPDMAAKIAALHQRRYDNDPELTKLVSDLASYEGSAAPGPHGDR
- a CDS encoding alpha/beta fold hydrolase; this translates as MKLSPDPTFNFNLLRWIGTAPYSGADIAEVLDLAGRLTPGDFESWHTEFHTLAKRVTTEGWDDDSTSSVTRRDRAFRAASYYRAADFFLHGNPVDPRIEQTWAAATEQFDRAITELDPAGERVTIQADRFAIPAIFYRAGRDRTPRPTILMFNGFDGSQEEMLHLCGFAALERGFNVLTFEGPGQPSVVRGQGLGFRHDWEAVVTPVVDYCQTAPEIDTSLLGLLGVSFGGYLAPRAAAFEPRIRAVVTIDGLYDGYQSVLGLLTPELRTVLDAGDADGFNAAVRRAMSDNNGLRWYIEQGLWSFRAASPYEFFEQARPYTLEGVTDRITCPVLVCSATTDHFNPGQAEKLAEALGEWATLRPFTPAESAATHSHPGASVLLNGVVLDWLTKTFRAPAVVLGKAR
- a CDS encoding DUF1801 domain-containing protein, whose protein sequence is MAKARNPGTTRKPPLPSDDHAQIEDWMRRVMPDLQPIVRRVDELIRETIPDLQYAIKWKKAYYGVPDQGWIVEVVAYDVSVNVVFLGGADFDSPPPLGEGDRSRYIKVTSVEEVEKPEMRKWIAAARGVPGWK